The segment TTTATGTATGCCTGGtgatttaatattattaatgaGTGATGGTGTAAGTgataatttatttgatGAAGAAATTGAAGCCTATTGTACTTTTGCAATAAGCCCAGAAGAAGCTTGTGAGTTTGGTGAACCAGCACTTTATACACCTGCACAGGATATAGCATATTCCATCACTAATATTGCCAAACGAAGAAGTGGCGACAAACTACATTGTAGACCATTTTTCCCATTTGTTGGAAAACAAAAAGACCctaatcatatatataaaggaaATAAAGTTGATGATATATCTTGTGTAGCTATTTGGGTAGTATGTGAAAATGAAGAAAGTGTTAAACATATAGCTAGATATCCTAATGAACCATCTATATTAAAAACTGATAAATTCtatacaaataattattttcaaaattttaataaaattacaGATATATGTACACCAACcaaaacatatattaaagagaaaaataaaattgatCGTGTTAATCTTCAACAAGTTAATGTCCATTCACAAAGAAGATTAATGCAACAACCAGGATATGATCCTCAAAATTCTAGTGTTAATAATTTGGAAACGCACTTCTCtatgaatttttttgattCATCAGAGACACcaattaaatttaatacCTTAGATGAAGGTAAATATCAAGATTTGAGTGACATTGTTTTGAAAGATGttgatgatgaagaaaatgatgatCATCAAGAACAAGACgaacaaaataaagaatatcATCATGATGAAGACTTGTATCAATATGACGAAAAAacacaaaataataaaaattttaaaaatgatatgggatatgataatatgaaaaattcACCAAAAAAATCAAATCAATTAGATATGAGTAATATGGATTCAATGAAAACACCCAATAGTAAAAATTCAAAACATACATTTAAAGATAAAGTTTTTGATACCTATAATTTCGATTCAACCCCCAGACAAAGGGTTTCTGATGAACATTTAAATGAacatatagaaaaaattaataatatgtatataaaaacacccatattatatatagatgAAGAGTTCaaagataataaagatgataatgtcaaaaaaaataaaaataataaatcaaaatttaataaaaaagaggAAGCAAATATACTAGGTGTACATAATGAAACTCCTGTAAAACAAATGAACacaaacaaaaataaaacacctacaaatattattagtcaaaagaatattatcaataaatttattaataatgaaacacctataaaatcatttaataataaagaaacTTCATTAAAAgtagataaaaaaattacaaaaagTAAAAGAAAATCTATATTCCCTTCAGACAAAAAAGATTCACCTACCAAATTAGGTTATACAAGAAAACGTAGTAAAAAGTCGtaattatatcatattatatatatatatatatatatatatatatatatatatatatatatgtgtgtgtaGGATGAACtaaacaaaatatacaattaaattttattttattttatattattatatttttttttttttacatattattactactattcgaataaattacatatatattaatatatatgtatagttttatttatttttttcttttttttttcaagtTACAATTTggtttttataattattacatgtataatagaaatatatgtttatatttatatatatatataaaagaaaaaaaaaatattaaatatacgCACATTTgtgtttttaaaatttggctaatttatgtaatctattattgaatatatatatataagacatttcttctttatttgattttgtgaaaatatgtatatatatttattataaaattaaaatattgtaaaaaaaattatgtatatattttttatttatatattatttattttattatattttcatgcctttaaaaaattttttttttattgtaaattttttagatatatatatatatatattttatatgatcaTAATAGAGCTACATAAGCATCATTATccttaatatatacatatatatatatcaacttatatatatatatatatttatttatttatttatttatttattgttatttatttattattattttttttttttttttttgcatttttatgatgcaacttttatatttttaaaagtataaaaaatttagaaaaatatgtgtaagaataattctttataaataaaacacattttttaagtaaaattttttattctgTAGTGCTCatgaattatatttaaatataccatattatttttatatagaaaattttatatgaagaagaatatatttgtatatatgctgtaataaaagtaatagTAGACATAAATGTATTgtattcataaaaaaaaaaaaaaaaaattgtttttCTCAACCTTATTTATAGAAAGGggaataatattttatatagaccatctaaaaggaaaatctaaaatacatattgcataatatattttagacattttatacataatcattatatatattatttttatatatgtataatatgaattttatttttattttatataaatgtttaaagacaatataataaaactaattaaaatatttaaaataagtttaaaaatatattttttgtatgtactataaaaatttttaaattataatataaaataaaataaaataaaatagatatatatatatatatatatatatatgtatttagttataatatatagtccaaataaaaaaaagtagtaaatttttaatgttGAAGAACCATTTGAAAACAAATGAATAGAcaagaaaagaaaaatatattatttataaactttaaaaaataaaacaattttataaattgCTCATTggaaatttttttttacatattataatttaagggcatatataacatattttccaaaaatttttatttcccCTCTTAgggtatatatatttttgaacattttattatatatatatatataatatataatatatatatatatatatatatatatatatatatatatgaatgaatgtatgtttatttatttaattttattttatacgCAAAAATTTTGGTTATATCACATTTCGGctatttctttatttggctttttctttttttttttcttcttttttttggaGCTGTTCAGCTTTTCATCTTGGTCGTCATTTATAGGATTCCATCCAGGTATTTTCTTCTGTtgattatttaaatttacatgtctatttatattcacatgtgaaaatgtattatgatttgtatttacatttatattaatatttggacttgtattttttgttaaaagTCTATTTTGTTCTTCCAAAAGTTTTCCTTTTACTTGGTATGCACAATTTTCCTCCTAtccatatataaaaaaaaaaaaaaaaaaaaaaaaaaaaaaaagaaattatttttgGCTATTTgtgtaatataaatagctatgtcattatattttagctatatatacatgtatgtataaataaattatattacaaaatatatccatatatatatatatatatatatatatatatatatatatatatatatattataattatattcatattagtttttattttatttcctttaatttgttatttatacaaTTCTGTATTGTTTACATActacattatataaatacagTTGGAAAATAcaatttatacataaacatgaataatttaaaaaaatcatttttCCTTATTACTTGGGGCATGTAATCTGTTTTCACACGGATATTTTTCCTGAATGTCCCATCACTCCTTTGTGTCCCTTTAATAAACTTTTCTTGGGTTTTctcatttattatatatacatcaCCCAATGGAGTTACAACTTCTCTAATATAacttttttcattattatcatcattgTCAAATAATGCTCTATAAGTATTTTCTAACTTAAATCCGGTAGATGGCTTCTTTTGcatattttaaaacaaaaatataatttcataaaaatatatatattttacaaattaatataataaaattacgtaatatgaaaaaaaaaaaaaaaaagatatatatatatatatatatattataatcatacaatatttttttttaaaaaggcaaatttatttattaatattaattttatttattatataaagatgttttttatattaattaaaaataataaatcatgGAAACATTAAAAGGATTATGGTATAGTTGGCGTTAGTACAATTATaccatatataattattatataaaaatgataataaattgttttattaagaaaaataataaatttgaacatcaaaaaaaaaaaaaaaaaaaaaaaaaattaataatatgtattaatttatatatccaCATAATACTgcattatttatattaagGCTTTTTTGACAAAACAggaaatttatatatctgaaatgattttttttttgttttttctatatttaatatatagctatatatatatatatatattatatatatgtaatgatataattaaaaagaaaaaaaaattgatatGATAATACAATTTCACATAATTAATATGAGTATGACTACAAAATATATCtcataatatttcaaaataattcttattttaaaattcttgttatattattatttaattattattttttttttttaaataatatttcttttaatattccTCATGTATTTATGTAACACTTTATTTGTTCTCATATCAATTTAATTGAATATTTCACAACCCATttggtatatatatatatgtatataaaatttttcatgtcgctataattattacatttttgtcctcattttttatatatttatgtgacaactataatacatttatagGAGTGATGTgttaattatatatcttatatgaaaaatatattatgttttat is part of the Plasmodium reichenowi strain SY57 chromosome 12, whole genome shotgun sequence genome and harbors:
- a CDS encoding hypothetical protein (conserved Plasmodium protein, unknown function); this translates as MQKKPSTGFKLENTYRALFDNDDNNEKSYIREVVTPLGDVYIINEKTQEKFIKGTQRSDGTFRKNIRVKTDYMPQEENCAYQVKGKLLEEQNRLLTKNTSPNININVNTNHNTFSHVNINRHVNLNNQQKKIPGWNPINDDQDEKLNSSKKKKKKKKKKPNKEIAEM